A DNA window from Streptomyces bacillaris contains the following coding sequences:
- a CDS encoding STAS domain-containing protein gives MVLLSYHLDDAHLVVELSDAVDLDNEAAIERELLRLMPGCGPSTLIVDVVTPLLTARALGVLLRVRADAEQRGVSMAVVARFETAREVLSAAALNRILRVAHSLAGAELRSRGCLPGAGTPEEDDRTSGLRRRLWRGTRTADGPAAPGARAVGPYAATSLPRLPGRRFPRER, from the coding sequence ATGGTCCTGCTCAGCTACCACCTCGACGACGCCCACCTCGTCGTCGAACTGTCCGACGCCGTCGACCTCGACAACGAGGCGGCGATCGAGCGGGAGCTGCTGAGGCTGATGCCGGGCTGCGGCCCCAGCACCCTCATCGTCGACGTCGTCACCCCCCTGCTCACCGCCCGCGCCCTGGGCGTCCTGCTGCGGGTGCGTGCCGACGCCGAGCAGCGCGGTGTGTCGATGGCGGTGGTGGCCAGATTCGAGACGGCACGTGAAGTCCTGAGCGCCGCCGCGCTCAACCGGATCCTGCGCGTCGCACACAGCCTCGCGGGCGCCGAACTCCGCAGCCGGGGATGCCTGCCGGGCGCCGGGACACCCGAGGAGGATGACCGGACGAGCGGTCTGCGACGGCGGTTGTGGCGTGGCACCCGGACGGCGGACGGACCCGCCGCCCCCGGGGCCCGGGCCGTCGGACCGTACGCCGCCACGTCCCTGCCCCGCCTCCCCGGGCGACGCTTCCCCCGGGAGCGATGA